Part of the Zingiber officinale cultivar Zhangliang chromosome 6A, Zo_v1.1, whole genome shotgun sequence genome, CATTGTTCGAACCCTTGTATTCGTTGCAACGTTTGTTTTAATCTTTATTACAAATTTGCCACATTTAAAATCTATTAACAACCTTCCGTAACCATACAAACAGATTGAAGCTCGGATTGTGGTTCTCTGAGTTCTTCGGATGATCAAGAGAGCTATTTAATTTGCTTGGTAAGATTTAAGTATATGTTTTTGTTAGGAATCTATACCCTTTTATTAGTAGTCAATAGCATTTTGTTTGTTTGTTCGTCTCCTTCCTGAGTATCGTTCAATTGTCTTATTACAAAAATAAATTCTTCTTAATCAACCATGGTTAAACTTCCCAATAATATGCACGTATATTGTGCGTTTTCCCTCACCCCTATCCCTATATCAAATATCTAATATaacaatccaaaaaaaaaaaaaaaaatacaaatgtgCGTATCTTTAACTATTGAAAAATCTTTGGgttgttaatttaagttttacttttataaatttattaaaacactGTCGCTCTCTGGCGTTTGTAGTCCAACGGTTAGGATAATTGCCTTCCAAGCAATAGACCCGGATTCGACTCCCGGCAGACGCATTTTTTATGGTTTTTTTGTTGTTTCTGCTAAATAAATTGTATTTGCAAATAATGGTCATGTGAAAACTGAAACTTAATTCTTTTGCTTAATATAACTGGGCATCAAATGTGAAACTTGCAAACTGTTGCAAAAAAAAGcacataataattctttttctcaaTATAAGTGGGCATCAAATGAGATTATTGTGCAGTTaacattattatatttttatagccATTGTATTAGATTCTTCCATCAAATTATGAGACACTTTCCCGTCCTGAAGAGGAAAGAAATCCACTTACTTTTATAAGTTTCCCGTTTATTAACCAAAACATTCATTTTGTCATCCCGCATTGGTATACAACATATGTTCTATCGAGACTGCCGACTAATGGGTGTTTATAATGCAGGGGGGCATTCACCTGGTCCTTTCTGACTACTGGTCAGCAGGTGTTGAAAATCAAAATGAATGGTTAAAGCTTACCTACCATTGTTGTGGTTCATAGTTCAGAAAATAAGCAAAGATATCCTATCGCCTCATAAAAGTTGGTTATCATTGTTCATTATCAAAgatagaaacttcatgatggatgCTACTAATCTACATGCAGATTCTAAAATGATCTTATAGTTGTTGTTGGAAAAAGAACCTGCCATAGGGATGTCAGAGTATGAGTTCAAATGAGAAGGGGAAAACAAAAAACCATCAgtcttcatttttatttatttttggtttttttttcctCCCGTTTATATATCTCTGATTATCCATTTTTCCGATAGCAAGTTGTTCCTGCGCCAGTCATCTAATTTATATGCAAGAAAGTTCTTCTATTGATGATCATGAATCATACTCGACTGATAGTGATCCTTTCCAGTGGCGGATCCAGGAATTCAATCATGGAGGGGCGACCATGATTTAAGCGCGATGAAATTTTTTTGAACAGTTAATAACTTctatgtaattaaaaaaaaaattaaataacttgCATACAGGAGAAAAAGGTACAATATTATGAAAAGAAACTagtacaataatattaaaattttaaagcaaCCTACTAACGAATACGTGACAATTGCATTCTTCGAGACTCCATGTTCTGAAAATGCTGTAAAATTGGCTCATTGTCGACAGTATTAAAAACATCTTTCTCGATATATACTACCAAACTAtcattcatccattcatctccAATCCTATTTCGCAAATCTGTTTTGACAATATTCATTGCCGAAAACACTCTTTCAACAGTTGCAGTAGCAACTGGAAGAAGTAAGGTTAGCTCAATCATCCGATAAACCAAAGGAAACACACGGTTCTTCATTGTTTCAATCATTTTCTTTGCAAGAGCTCCCAAATCTGAAATGCCTTCAAACCGTTCATCTGATCTGACGTCATCAATATATGTTTCAAGCTCTTGTTCAACCAACATACGCtcattccaagaaaaatcatcTTCATAAAAATGAGCCAGGCGCACTAACTTCTGTACATCAAATCTAGAGAACGAGTTTCTAGGATCAAGACATGACATATAAATCAACAAATCTGTAGTTGTTTCAGAGAAACGACTATCCATCTCCTGTAGAATAATATCGATAACCTacaatttaaaaatcaaacaacaaaagtaaaaattaataaatatgttaatgtttaaaagaatttaattgacggtaaacaaaaaaagaattatgaagttacctcacaaaagatttcaacatggtagtagtgataaaaattaacattttttcCATCTCTCTTCAAACGACTACGGTTGTTGATGTTATCTGtcatattaattatttcaatggAATGAGTGTTACAAAACTTCTTCACATCCTCAAGTAAAATATCCCATCTAGAATCTCTCAACTTTTGCAATTTGCATTTCACATTATTGATCAAACGCATCGCATTCACAATATTTTGATCTTTCTCTTGTAGAACGGTTGACAAATGATTTGTGATTGCCAATATACGTTTCATCAATAGTAGAATAAACACAAATTCATACCTCTCCATTCTTTCAACCAAAGTTCTACTTAAACCCTTAGAAGAATGATCACCATCATCAATCAAATTTTGAAGAACCTCTATAACAGATGGCCACATTTGTTCAATACGACATAAAGTTGAATGATGAGACCCCCATCGTGTATCTCTAGGTCTAGCTAGACTAGTTTCTTGGTTTAGTCCTCTACCAGAACTAATCTCTCCTCTTTCAAGAAGTTTAACTTTTCTATCATGTTCAAGTTGTCGAAGTTTGTCGGCCCTTTTGCAAGATGATGCAGATGTGTTCACAATCGAACCAACAATCCACATGAAATCACAAACATATTGATTTGCTTGAGCAACGACTACAACCACtagctggagttgatgagcaaaacaatgaacataTAATGCATACGGATTTTCTTTCATTATCAGTGACTTTAAGCCATTAAATTCTCCAGACATATTTAaagcaccatcatatccttgacccGTCAATCTCGCCACTGATAAACCATACTTAGCAAATAAAGAGTCGATTGCCTCCTTCAAACAAGCAGCTGTAGTTGTTGCAACATGAACTACAGCCATAAATCGTTCAATCACCTCCCCATGCTTGTTCACATATCTAATAACAACTGCCATTTGCTCTTTCACTAAACAGTCACGAGCCTCATCAAGTAGTAAAGTGAACCATCTATCTCCAAGATCAGCTAGAATAACATTTGTGGTCTCAACTGCACAAGCATTCACCAATTGCTTTTGAATTTTTGgggcaatcatttgattatttccaGGTGCATTCATTCCAACAACTGCCGCAACTTCTGGACACTCTGAACTATACCATTTGagcaattctaaaaaatttcctcTATTGGATGATGTCGAAGACTCATCATGTCCCCGAAAAGGTAATCCTTGTAACAACAAAAatcgaattacttttaaaatggaagtcaagcgtttgcgataagcaacttcaagctcatgtttccccgatgaaaatgaatactccacactttgtctttgattcttgaaaCCCTCAAACTGTATCCTTGCCTCATTGTGCGCACTACCAACTCCACCTACATGCTCATTGAATTTTTCAATTGCTTTTTTCCAATTTATGAAACCAGATCTCGTAAACACATCATCTCCTCCAAACCCTATATTACTAGGTCTAAAAAGATAACACCGTAAACAAAAGGTCGCATCCTTTGAAACACTATACTCCAACCAATCACGGTCTTTAAACCAAACCTCTCTGAAACATCTATTATCTTTacccattttttttcttggaaaattATGGCCTCGAGGTTGACAAGGGCCTATAGCAACATATTCTTTTCGAATACGATCTCTAGCACCAACATcatactcttcaatcaattttcgTAAACCAGGATCAGCAACAATTTCTACTTCACTActcagattttcaatattttcaaataaaatttgtggaggaggaggtggtggtggttgtggtgCAGGAGTAGACTCTTCATCCGGAACACTAGACGATTCAATTGAACTCCTAGGTCTCTTTGCAAAATATCTCAACATTTTCTACAAATAATAATGTATGGGAAAAAATTATCAACATAAAATAATGTGAACCATTTAACAAGAGAGGTGATAAAAAGCAActaaatatttaaacaattaaaattttaaattattaattgtatCATACATGGTAATCAagaaataatcaaataattattaaaaaaataaaataaaattcaggtataaaataaaataaaatccactTACCTGAAGGCTGAACCGTTGAAGACTTCACCTTTGAGCTTTGGCGCTTTGCCGCTTTGATCGGAACTcggaagagaggaaaaaaaaaccTTTGGCGTAGGACTTTCCGGCTTTGCCGTTTTGGTTGGTGCTCAGCAGCGAGAAGAAACAAAGGGCAACACCAAGATCACAAGGTTAAAGTggaatggaaaataaaaatatgaagaGATAAAGGGTGAGCGGCGGCGGAAACAAAACAAACAGAGGAGGAGAGATAaaaacaattaaataaatataaaaataaacctttatataaattatatatggAATGGAAATATGACAAAGTGGACACGTGAATACGTGATTGTGTCAAACTGGACACGTGGTCCACAATTAATCAAATGAACTGTTCTTCTTCGTCTCTTCGTTTTCCCCGTCTCCTGCTGGCTGCTTTGATTGCAATTTTTTCTACGCCACGATGAAGcactctgattttttttttttttggtctgcCAGCAAGGGGGGGCGACCGCCGACGCCGCCCCCCCCGGTACATCCGCCCCTGATCCTTTCTCAGTACAAAATCCATATAATTGGAGATATCTTATCTCATGGCAAACCAAATCCATTTTGTGTTCCAGAATGCTAAATCTATTATGAGCAAAAACAACAATTGAATATGTACCCAGCTAAGAGGCTATGCATAATGCAGTAGAAATTTGTTTATCTCCTTTACCTTCTCTACTATATTCTCGACGTCCTATTGTTAATGTGCGATTGTAAACTTTTTACATTGTTTATAATCAGAAAGCATATCCACAAATCTTGCTCtggtcatcttcttcttcttcttcttccactcttCCCTTTGATCTAATTTATGTTTTTGCACACCTAATAGTAAACCAGAAATCATTCGTTTCTTCTCTTAATCTAGCTCCCCTTAGCCAATTTCTTATTCAATGTATTCAACTTGGGGTGAATATTCTTAGATTAGCATTTGAAGATGAGTAATGGCTGCTTCTATGTTATAGTTAATAGTAAACCAGAAATACTTGTTTAGGACTGCAATTGTAATTAGGTCTGTGCCAGGATTTCTTCAGTCTTCTCCTTGAGAAGATTCACAGAGAGGGTTTGGCATTCACTACACTTTAATATTTATGTCCACTGCGGCGGACTAGGGCATCCTTGGTTTCCATTCAGGGACATtcatatgtgtatatatatatagcgcCTAGGACTATGGTGCAGTGGTAAGGGCGTCTAATTGTCTTCCAGTCACCCACAGTTCAATTCTCAGCTATAGCGTATTTGCAGGGATTCTTTCTCGAAATGACATTTACAACTAAAAGATGCTAGGCTTCTGGGCTGCTCGTCGTGAGTACTTCCCTATTTATCCTAGTGACCGGTGGAAAACTTTCATCAAATCTGGCCGGTTACCCCTGCTCGATGTTACCCAACCTGAttaatcattaatataaaatttttgaTATGTTGTCCACCTTACGCTGCACACCTCGTGCCAACCTAAAATTTGTTttcgatttgattttttttacttaatattataaTCCAATCATTAAACTCTAAAGATAAAATTTGATTGGAATAAATGAGAGCTTaacaaaaactttaaaaaaaaaaatcaattacacTATGTAGACACAAGGTGGGTTGCATAAGATGGGTAGCATACtaaattcttttatatatatatatatatatatatatatatatatatatatatatatatatatatatatatatatatatatagtgacctctatagaaaaaaaattactaacatataatttaaatataatttaatagaaAAACTTGAATATCAATATATTACATTTAAAATATGGTAAACTCCaaacaaaatatatttctcaagatTCTTCAAAAAGTGCAACACCATACAAAATATGTTTCCTAGTTTCTCCAAAAGATGTAATACCTACAAATACAAAAAAAAGtatgaaataattattaaaaaattctatATCTTCTAGTATTTTGAGAAGCAAAATTATCAGTAAGGTATTCAAAATGAAGTTTTTCTAACACCTCATTTTCgatacataaaattgtcaagtcatttacattcaaatcattatcatcattttctctcaattcttcctgctcattcgttgcatgattatgatcatcattttctctcaattctttccGCTCATCGATTGCATGatcatttaatttttattgatTACTCGATTGTTGCTCATTTGTTGCGtaatcatttagttcttcttgagtttcttcttgtaattcatcaattgaatcttcaattgaagagttagctttaaaaaacttacgaagaacacctttgtgagttttaataatctattccactctttttcttttgtttcttctcTGAATccaagattgatatttttttagaaacATGTTTATACTGcaaattttaagtataaaaagaaaataaacaaaacCAACAATAAAGCTAACAATGAAACAAATACAAGCAGTGAAAATAATAGTTAAAGAACAATAAAGCTCGGTTTGTTCTTGAAGCAATCGATATAATCTATtctatgatgattaaaattgggatgatttatttaaactctttcaaatctataagaaaaatcataaaatattgactccaatacaatattaaaatcaatattgaatattgccaccaagaaaaaatatagataagtacGTAACTTCTgttgtaagtttatatattgatgaatgatgatattgataaaattaaaattttaattggataataaacttttctaatttaattagaagagattcaaaggagaagaagggaggaaATTAATGTTCAGGATTCATACTTTACTCTTTAGAGTTTTATGACTTCTATAAACAAATTAATAAAGAAAGAGTTatataagaaataaaattttagaaagatAAAAAAGGATCATTTATCTCCTTCTTtttttcttacttttcttttttagaatttttttcttaaattttaatagaaaatatattttttagatttttattaaaacaatctaattatatataatatatattatatatgtatGCCAAATTTGAGGTTCCTAAACATCGGGCGCTCTTAACCGTCGCATATGGTGATATGCCTCAGGACACACCCTGTTACCACCACTACATCACACCCATAGGACATTTATGAGTTGTTTTCGATTGCACTGCTGATGGAGGTACAAACTCAGGTCTCAATTGAATTTtctgtgtgtttctcttgcaaaaCAACTTGTGCAAGAAAGGAATAAAACAAGGAAGAAACAGAAATTTGCACTTGTATGTGTATACAAATAACTGATCATATTGCACTATTCCATATAACTGTTAGTTAAATGTGTAGTGTGAGCGATGCAATTTAGTTATTGTTTGTGGATGGTTTAGTGCTCTTAATCTATTAATAATGTTATAATTATCCCTTTCCTTTTAAAGAAGAAACAATGAGAAAACAAATTTTTGACATacatacttttttatttttaagaaaataaggTGAAGAGGTCCAGGAATAAAATTATTTTGTACCTACTTTGCTTATTTTAAACCTTAGACTTTTGATACGGATTGACAAATTCTGAGGTAAGGAAAATTGTAATTTTGTTAAACTCCTAgggctaaattttaaaaaaatattatacaaatatattaattaatagaaaagttaattttttttccttaagaaaaattaATAATCGCTTTTTTATAACtatcagttatatatatatatatatatatatagaggattGTTATGCTACGGACTATTTCCTACGGATTGTTACGGACTTGCCATGTCATATGACATTTTCTATAAAAAtgcattttctttttaattttttaaatgtaactttttctttttcttttttctcttcgTTCTCGCCGAAACGTTCTCGCTGGTCACTGTGCTCACCACGCCTCCTCGCGCGCCCGCCACACGACCTGCCGCCGGCCATCTGCCCACCgccggcggcctccggccgcctggACCCACCCATACTATAGACCAGAAGGTGAATCTGGCGCGATCACGTCCAGTCGCGATCGTGTCCGGAATCCGGCCACGATCCCGCCGGATTCCGGTCGCGATGGCGTCCAGAATCTGGCAcgatcgcggccggattccggACGCGATCGCGCCAGAATCCGGCCGCGATCTCGTCCAGTCGGCAGCGTCTAATCGGCACGATCGCGTCCAGTCGGCACGATCGCGTCCAGTTGGCACGATCGCGTCCAGTCGCGAGCGTCCAGTCGGCAACGTCCAGTCCGGAATCCGGCACGATCGCGTCTAGTCGCGATAGCGTCTGGAGTCCGGCCGACGATCGCGGCGACGAGGCGCGGTGAGCGTTTCGTTACagcgagaagaagaaaaaaaaaattaagaaagagaaaatattgtattaaaaaaaataaaataatatgatgTGGCAGTTGGTCCGTAACAATCCGTAGGATAGAGTCCGTAGTATaacaaatctatatatatatatatatatatatatatatatacacacacacattgCGTGTGTCCGTAACTGAAATTCAACATGTGTTATTTGACACGATCAAAATCCAATTTTTTTTATCTCTCTTATTTTCATGCAACaaatattttctctttcctcttaaattaaaataaaattctctctTCTCTTTATAATTACATGCGTACTAGTTTTTAAACGTGGTGTAGCTATTACATGTCTGCTACAATGTATAGCAATTATTGTGTAGTAGTTGCTAAAACGTTATAACACCtataacgttgtagcaactattacgttgtagcaactattgcACAGTacttgctacaacgttg contains:
- the LOC121994920 gene encoding zinc finger MYM-type protein 1-like, which produces MNAPGNNQMIAPKIQKQLVNACAVETTNVILADLGDRWFTLLLDEARDCLVKEQMAVVIRYVNKHGEVIERFMAVVHVATTTAACLKEAIDSLFAKYGLSVARLTGQGYDGALNMSGEFNGLKSLIMKENPYALYVHCFAHQLQLVVVVVAQANQYVCDFMWIVGSIVNTSASSCKRADKLRQLEHDRKVKLLERGEISSGRGLNQETSLARPRDTRWGSHHSTLCRIEQMWPSVIEVLQNLIDDGDHSSKGLSRTLVERMERYEFVFILLLMKRILAITNHLSTVLQEKDQNIVNAMRLINNVKCKLQKLRDSRWDILLEDVKKFCNTHSIEIINMTDNINNRSRLKRDGKNVIDIILQEMDSRFSETTTDLLIYMSCLDPRNSFSRFDVQKLVRLAHFYEDDFSWNERMLVEQELETYIDDVRSDERFEGISDLGALAKKMIETMKNRVFPLVYRMIELTLLLPVATATVERVFSAMNIVKTDLRNRIGDEWMNDSLVVYIEKDVFNTVDNEPILQHFQNMESRRMQLSRIR